The DNA window GAGATTCGGGCGTGGGGAAGAGTAACCTGCTGTCCCGTTTCACCCGGAATGAGTTCAACCTGGAGAGCAAGAGCACCATCGGGGTGGAGTTCGCCACCCGCAGCATCCAGGTGGATGGGAAGATGATAAAGGCTCAAATTTGGGACACAGCAGGACAGGAGCGCTACAGAGCAATCACCTCAGCGTGAGTCTGTGTTGTATTAGTCTTTTGACAGCAGTTACCTATTTAGAAATATGCCTTCTGGTTAAAGATTGTAGCTCAGCAGTTGGTGTTTATTCCTCATGCAAACGAAATCTTCGTCCTCctgtaacttttgtttttcagatcatTTCCCGTTATATTCAAAGTACAAGCctacatgtaaaatatttcagataaacattttttgtcgtgtttttttttttttcactcttccTTTCTTGCCCTCAGGTACTACCGGGGCGCGGTCGGAGCGCTGCTAGTCTACGACATTGCCAAGCACCTGACGTACGAGAACGTAGAGCGCTggctgaaggagctgagggaCCACGCCGACAACAACATCGTCATCATGCTGGTGGGGAACAAGAGCGACCTCCGCCACCTCAGGGCCGTGCCCACCGACGAGGCTCGAGCCTTCGCGGGTTAGTTGTTTAATAAGTGTGTTTGTTATTACAGGCTCAGCTGTGTTTAGATGCTAAAGAGCCATAATGAGCATTATTTACTGACTGGGAGGACAGAATTGTGTCAAACTTTATTACTTGTCCCATTTTTTAAATGCCGTATCCAGCCAtccatctgttttatttatttatcgtAAAACCTTTTTACGGTTTTGTATAcaagaaaatgctaaaatatttgaaagtattAATTATATATGTAAACTGTTAGCCCCAGCAAATAACTAAGTACCTAAAATTGTGGTAAAATTGTTACtgtttatgtaataaaatgatCAAGAACGTTCAATACAATGAGGTTcagctgaaaataaagaaacatagATCATAGTGAAAcgctaaaggaaaaaaaataccattTACATTACGCCTTTACTGTAAAGTGCAGTATTAGTTGTACTGTAGACTGCAATATTAGTTGCTTTAATATAACTAGTAATAGGTTTTATTGGGAAATTTATTTCActgaaatttgatttatttagattaCCAAGCTTTCTGCATAATTGAATGTAATTCGGACAAgatgacataaataaaattaaatgtaacttttgctTAAAGTTTCCACATTAATATAGACAGGCACATAAACTTAGCAGACAAACAACCTGTCAAACTTCATAGAGCATTCATCAACTTTTTCAAAAGTTACTTAAagcagtttttagttttcttcagcttctcctgTCCTCTGCTTCTGCAGTTTGCAACAAAACCTCGAGAGCTTCCCGACCTCCATTTTTCCTTCCTTAACCCAAAGTACTAACATACTTTTAGATCACTTCAGCCTTcagaaacatctaaaaacatttgTAGTTAATTAGGGAGTTATCAGATGCACGATTTGTCCTGATGTGATCATGTAGACAAAGCTAGTCAATAGCTGGATCTGAACTCCATCCATTCCTGTTTAAACCACCCAGTTAATGACTGTAAACACACTTTAAGGATGTATTTTcatctctttgtgttttgtctcaAATTCAGAGAAGAACACTCTGTCATTTATTGAAACGTCAGCCCTGGACTCCACTAATGTAGAAGAAGCATTCAAGAATATTCTCACAGGTAGGAGAAGAGATTCACCAACGATTCAGTTTGACACAAACCATTTCCACTCTGTCACatccttgttgttttttttattccccccCCACAGAAATCTACCGGATTGTATCTCAGAGGCAAATATCAGACAGATCTGCGCACGACGATTCTCCAGGCAACAACGTCGTGGACATCAGTGTCCCTCCAACCATGGATGGGCAGAGGGGGAACAAACTGCCCTGCTGTCAAAGCCTGTGACCCCTCATGTGTTCTCTGTCAACCtcttctgttttccttcctgaTTCATTTCAACTTTCATGCTGCTCTCGTTACGATCTCATGTTTTCAAAACAGCCGGGAtgtcaaaactttaatttaactttcattttttgctgggtttctttttcttcttttggtcTTCCTTTGATTTctaagaaaaacatcttaaatatttttctctcttggTGTGGCCAGGTGAAAGGCGCTTTAAGCAGGCTGAGCCTGTAGTAAACTACAATCTGTTTATAATTCATGAGACGACGATCCTATTGACCCGCTCCCGTCGAGGGACTGGTGAGGGATCAGCAGGTCTCTTCCTAGTCTGCATAAAGACTCATGACACAGTTTTCCACAGTGGAAACTCTTCATCTCTTTTGTTGTTGACCTGATTCTGCCCTGTCCTGCTGTAGAGGAGGAGCCAAGGAGAAAGAAGGTCTGACATTTCTGCTTGCTACTTTGAGTCCCTTTTGCCCATCCTGGTATGAAATCGGCAAGAGCCACTGGCGACACTGGCTGTGACTGACTGATTTAATGTGGGCGGGTGTGAAACAAATGCTGTGATTtaattgtatgtgtgtgtctttctGGATGTGTGTTGATCCTAGAGCACAAAGATACCAAAGGAAACTATTGCAGTCCTCATGCATTTTCCAGGctaactgcaaaaaaaaacaaaaaacaatgggTAATGCTCCATGGATGAGCTATTTTGTTGCGTGCTTGATATGTGAAATCAGGTGATCTGTTTCCTGTTCTTTTATCTTAATTTGGCTGAGATCaaactttgatgtttttgcaCTAATGTCCTACAGTTTCACAGAAACACATCCAATCATAATTTCCAAACACTTAGACAagaacacttttttcttttctttttttttatcctggagagttttttttctttttttttgtgcagctttTGCTATCAGTTGAATGTGTTAAATATCAAACTGGATtggatttaaaatctgttttaatctGATGACATTTCAGTCACAACAAATTCAACCTTTTAACCTTTTACACTTATCTGAGAAAAAAGGACCcgaaaacataaaatcttaatttcagtaaatggataaaatgttttttttgttgtttttttccccttatgtgttgggggggggggaaaaaattctGTACAATTTATCCAATGTGATCTaacatttccacaaaataaATGCCTGCCAAGTGAGCAGTTTTCTTTGACACTGCTCATGAGatgctgaaataaaaagaagtgTGTAAAGCCATTGCCTGAATGGTAAGCAGTTGTTATGGGGTGCTGTGGCCAGTTTATTCTCAACGTTGTGAAGTTTAGATCTGGGTTAGATAATAAAAAGCCACGAGGAGTGCTTGTAATAGCTTCCTACATGTAGAGGCGccacaaatgtggaaaaaggcTCTCTGCTCAGATCAGACCAAAATTAAACTGTCCTATCTGGTGGTGGTACAAACTGAACACCCTATATCCACATcatgattttcatcagcagaacAACCCTAAACATGGAGCGTATGAGTTAAGAGTCAAAGTCAAGACCTAAAATTTCTTCAAGAATCAACGTCTAACATACCGACTCAGATCCAACCGAGTTTAATCTTTCTTCTTCAAAAGAATAAGTaacattttcaggttttcaaaaCCAGGTACTATTTCCCCTCCACTTCAAAGTCTTGACAAAgccctgtaaaaaaaatatttaactagtATCAAACTATTTATGAGAATCGTATTTCCAAATGGTCCTCATATGTCATAGTAGTCATAATTCCTTTGTCCTGGTGGCTCTGAATGTTTACAGTTCattgttttgacagttttgaGTCCATGTCCCTGTTTATTTCCTCTGATGAGCATGTGTCCAGACCTCTGGCACCCCGCTGTCATCCACCATCAGTGCACGCCTTCCCTGACCGCAGACCCAGGCTGTaaaaggtgatgatgatgaagatccTCGGGGGCAGTATTTAAAGCCCCAGGAAAGCGGAAGCCTGGTCTGGGCCGAGTTATCAGCTGACAGGAGAGAGACAGGGAG is part of the Xiphophorus hellerii strain 12219 chromosome 9, Xiphophorus_hellerii-4.1, whole genome shotgun sequence genome and encodes:
- the LOC116725561 gene encoding ras-related protein Rab-11B-like, whose translation is MGTRDDEYDYLFKVVLIGDSGVGKSNLLSRFTRNEFNLESKSTIGVEFATRSIQVDGKMIKAQIWDTAGQERYRAITSAYYRGAVGALLVYDIAKHLTYENVERWLKELRDHADNNIVIMLVGNKSDLRHLRAVPTDEARAFAEKNTLSFIETSALDSTNVEEAFKNILTEIYRIVSQRQISDRSAHDDSPGNNVVDISVPPTMDGQRGNKLPCCQSL